Proteins from a single region of Shinella zoogloeoides:
- a CDS encoding DUF2924 domain-containing protein: protein MTKPDPIPARLAALKSMSVTQLKAEWQTIFATAAPNNSRAFLESRLAYRIQELTYGGPDRETRRMLDLLADEVGGTLTRKSQIADPRNPVVGTRLIREWNGVEHTITVLRDGFEWQGRPYKSLSAIARAITGTRWNGYRFFGLRERKRGND from the coding sequence ATGACGAAGCCCGATCCCATCCCCGCGCGCCTGGCCGCGCTGAAGTCCATGTCCGTCACCCAGTTGAAGGCGGAGTGGCAGACGATCTTTGCCACGGCGGCGCCAAACAATAGTCGGGCGTTCCTCGAGAGCCGGTTGGCCTACCGCATCCAGGAACTGACTTATGGCGGTCCTGATCGCGAAACCCGGCGCATGCTGGACCTGCTAGCCGACGAGGTCGGCGGCACCCTGACACGCAAGAGCCAGATCGCCGATCCTCGCAATCCCGTGGTCGGCACGAGGCTGATCCGAGAATGGAACGGGGTAGAGCACACGATCACGGTCTTGCGGGACGGATTCGAGTGGCAAGGGCGACCGTACAAATCCTTGTCCGCGATTGCGCGGGCGATCACCGGGACGCGCTGGAATGGCTACCGCTTCTTCGGGTTGCGCGAACGAAAGCGGGGGAATGATTGA
- a CDS encoding DUF3883 domain-containing protein: MSNGPWTDEENDLIVADYFAMLADDISGRRYSKAEHRRALLPLLNDRSEGSVEFKHQNISAVLKGLGEDWIPGYKPAFNFQMTLVDAVARWLALNPAWLGRQPGLQPAGGLREAAQIWVGPPPTLSNQPPPQELEQMLHIARKFDVAGRDERNRALGRAGEEHLLAHERAALRTAGRDDLARKVRWVSEEDGDGAGYDIASFAPDGFPRLIEVKTTNGWERTPFHITRNELAVAEERRSEWRLFRLWNFSREPKAFELHPPLDAHVSLSATTFQASFH, encoded by the coding sequence ATGTCGAACGGGCCCTGGACGGATGAAGAGAATGACCTCATCGTCGCGGATTACTTCGCGATGCTGGCCGATGACATCTCCGGGCGCCGCTACAGCAAGGCTGAACACCGCCGCGCACTCCTCCCGCTCCTGAACGACCGGTCCGAGGGGTCCGTCGAGTTCAAGCACCAGAATATCAGCGCGGTGCTGAAGGGGCTCGGCGAGGACTGGATCCCCGGTTACAAGCCCGCGTTCAACTTCCAGATGACCTTGGTGGATGCCGTGGCGCGGTGGCTGGCGCTGAACCCGGCCTGGCTCGGGCGCCAACCTGGCCTGCAACCCGCAGGCGGTTTGCGCGAGGCGGCGCAGATCTGGGTGGGTCCGCCGCCGACGCTGTCGAACCAGCCGCCGCCGCAAGAACTTGAGCAGATGCTGCACATCGCCCGCAAGTTCGACGTGGCGGGCCGGGACGAGCGCAACCGGGCCCTCGGGCGCGCGGGCGAGGAGCATTTGTTGGCGCATGAGCGCGCGGCATTGCGGACGGCAGGACGTGACGATCTGGCGCGCAAGGTGCGCTGGGTGTCGGAGGAGGATGGCGACGGCGCGGGCTACGACATTGCGAGTTTCGCTCCGGACGGGTTCCCGCGGCTGATCGAGGTCAAGACGACGAACGGATGGGAGCGCACGCCCTTCCACATCACCCGCAACGAGCTGGCCGTGGCCGAGGAGCGCCGGTCGGAATGGCGCCTGTTCCGGCTGTGGAATTTCTCACGCGAGCCGAAGGCATTCGAACTGCACCCGCCGCTGGACGCGCATGTCTCGCTGTCCGCGACGACGTTTCAGGCGAGCTTTCACTGA
- a CDS encoding recombinase family protein, with protein sequence MDQRPNPVRRQRCAIYTRKSSEEGLEQEFNSLHAQREACEAYIASQRSEGWVLVRDQYDDGGISGGTLERPGLKQLLADIEDGLIDVVVVYKIDRLSRSLMDFSKLVEVFDRNGVTFVSVTQSFNTTTSMGRLTLNILLSFAQFEREVTAERIRDKVRASRMKGMWMGGYVPLGYDVKDRKLVVNEDEAATVRGIFERFVEVGSATVLARELRRKGLRNKQGTLVDKGYLYRVLMNRVYRGEAVHKGKAYPGEHQAIIDEQLWDQVHAILRQNPRKRANNTRAQAPALLKGLIFTATGSAMTPSSTKKGARRYRYYVSMDVIKNREPSDEGIPRRLPADLVEAAVVTELRRVMRAPSITAQVIAHLAREGHVFAEADVISALQTFDDVWAQLFPAEQTRIVQLLVRRVTVTSEGLVIDVRTDGVSGVMRDMMAPRKKVAAE encoded by the coding sequence ATGGATCAGCGTCCAAATCCCGTCCGCCGCCAGCGCTGCGCTATCTACACGCGCAAGTCGTCCGAGGAAGGGCTGGAGCAGGAGTTCAACAGCCTGCACGCCCAACGAGAGGCCTGCGAGGCCTACATCGCCAGCCAACGCTCCGAGGGCTGGGTGCTGGTCCGCGATCAGTATGACGACGGCGGCATCTCGGGCGGGACGCTGGAACGGCCCGGCCTCAAGCAGCTTCTGGCCGACATTGAGGACGGCCTGATCGATGTGGTGGTCGTCTACAAGATCGACCGCCTGTCGAGGTCGCTGATGGACTTCTCGAAGCTGGTCGAGGTCTTCGACCGCAACGGCGTGACTTTCGTGTCGGTCACGCAGTCCTTCAACACCACCACGTCCATGGGGCGCCTGACGCTGAATATCCTGCTCAGCTTCGCGCAGTTCGAGCGCGAGGTCACGGCCGAGCGCATCCGGGACAAGGTCCGCGCCTCCCGCATGAAGGGCATGTGGATGGGCGGCTATGTCCCGCTCGGGTACGATGTGAAGGACCGCAAGCTCGTGGTGAATGAAGACGAGGCTGCCACCGTGCGGGGCATCTTCGAGAGGTTCGTCGAGGTCGGATCAGCGACCGTGCTGGCCCGCGAACTGCGCCGCAAAGGGCTCCGCAACAAGCAGGGCACCTTGGTCGACAAGGGATACCTCTACAGGGTGCTGATGAACCGCGTCTATCGCGGCGAGGCGGTCCACAAGGGCAAGGCCTATCCCGGCGAGCATCAGGCCATCATCGACGAGCAGCTGTGGGATCAGGTCCATGCAATCTTGCGGCAGAATCCGCGAAAGCGCGCCAACAACACCCGCGCGCAGGCGCCAGCGCTGCTCAAGGGGCTGATCTTCACGGCCACGGGCTCCGCCATGACCCCGAGCAGCACGAAGAAGGGCGCGCGGCGATACCGGTACTACGTCTCGATGGACGTCATCAAAAACCGCGAACCCAGCGATGAAGGCATCCCGCGCCGTCTTCCTGCCGACCTCGTGGAAGCGGCCGTGGTGACCGAGTTGCGGCGGGTGATGCGCGCGCCCTCGATCACGGCGCAGGTCATCGCCCACTTGGCGCGCGAGGGTCACGTCTTCGCCGAGGCCGACGTGATCTCCGCGCTGCAGACGTTCGATGACGTCTGGGCCCAGCTGTTCCCTGCGGAGCAGACCCGGATCGTACAGTTGCTGGTGCGCCGGGTCACCGTCACGTCCGAGGGGCTGGTGATCGATGTCCGGACCGACGGCGTCTCGGGCGTCATGCGCGACATGATGGCGCCACGAAAGAAGGTGGCGGCGGAATGA